From a single Asticcacaulis sp. MM231 genomic region:
- a CDS encoding type II toxin-antitoxin system HipA family toxin — protein sequence MARRPSHVPLNVFLNNQSIGQLEKEPSGATTFRYDPTWLAKDYALPVSLSLPLDERAYRGSSVQAVFENLLPDRDNIRRRVAERVGAEGINSYSLLSKIGRDCVGALQFLPEDQTTDQVQVIEGENVSESDIEGILANLARAPLGLDAEEGFRISVAGAQEKTALLWHENRWKKPLGTTPTTHILKPQIGTIENSTGTIDLSNSVENEYYCLKLMEAFGLTVNKASITNFGNRKVLVVERFDRRWTKDGRLLRLPQEDFCQALSVAPSQKYQSHGGPKITDIVRILRDGDNPQKDQQAFFKSQILFWLIGATDGHAKNFSIFLKPGARYSLTPFYDVLTAQPSFDYKQIPHKHYKLAMSVGNSRHYDILGIRGYHFQETAKEAGLGPTLTNIVFQEIESQFGQAFDRVERELFDGFPMQIHTSVKVAATVRLRYLMNSGNLKG from the coding sequence ATGGCTCGTCGCCCGTCACACGTTCCTCTCAACGTATTTCTGAACAACCAATCTATCGGCCAACTCGAAAAGGAGCCGAGTGGTGCGACGACGTTTCGTTATGACCCTACATGGCTTGCCAAGGACTATGCGCTACCCGTATCTTTATCCCTTCCACTGGACGAGCGCGCCTATAGAGGTAGTAGCGTTCAGGCAGTTTTTGAAAACTTACTTCCAGATCGAGACAATATCCGTAGACGTGTTGCGGAACGTGTAGGCGCAGAAGGCATCAACTCTTACAGCCTTCTGTCCAAAATTGGACGTGACTGTGTTGGTGCCCTGCAATTCTTGCCCGAGGACCAAACGACCGATCAAGTACAGGTCATAGAAGGCGAAAACGTTTCAGAAAGCGATATCGAAGGAATCTTAGCCAATCTTGCGCGCGCCCCTCTTGGACTCGATGCAGAAGAAGGATTTCGAATCTCGGTTGCAGGTGCCCAAGAAAAAACAGCCCTGCTATGGCACGAAAATCGTTGGAAGAAACCGCTGGGAACAACACCTACAACACATATTCTCAAACCGCAGATCGGTACGATTGAAAATAGTACTGGCACGATCGACCTGTCTAACAGTGTTGAAAACGAGTACTACTGCCTAAAGCTCATGGAAGCCTTCGGTTTGACCGTAAACAAAGCGAGCATCACAAACTTTGGAAACAGAAAAGTTCTTGTAGTAGAAAGATTCGACCGGCGCTGGACCAAAGATGGTCGACTGCTCAGGCTACCACAAGAAGACTTCTGCCAAGCGCTATCCGTAGCTCCGAGCCAGAAATATCAAAGTCACGGCGGTCCAAAGATAACTGATATCGTCCGAATTCTACGCGACGGCGATAATCCACAGAAAGACCAGCAAGCGTTTTTCAAATCTCAGATACTTTTTTGGCTGATTGGCGCTACCGATGGACACGCTAAAAATTTTAGCATTTTCCTGAAGCCGGGTGCCAGATATTCGCTGACGCCATTTTACGATGTGCTGACGGCACAGCCCAGTTTCGATTACAAACAGATACCACACAAACACTACAAGCTGGCAATGTCAGTCGGCAACAGCCGTCACTACGACATACTTGGAATACGGGGCTACCATTTTCAGGAAACAGCCAAGGAGGCAGGCCTTGGTCCCACACTAACCAATATTGTTTTTCAGGAAATCGAAAGTCAATTTGGGCAGGCGTTCGATAGAGTCGAGCGTGAACTATTTGACGGCTTTCCGATGCAAATCCATACCAGCGTAAAAGTAGCGGCTACAGTCAGGCTAAGATATTTGATGAACTCCGGTAACTTGAAGGGGTAG
- the istA gene encoding IS21 family transposase, whose translation MINHGDTGMPAKRELTMKQLRQILRLTHDGTSAREIARRLGSARSTIQDSLKRARAAGLSWPLPAELTDSLLEKQLYACSSGFQGARRRPEADWQALVKEMKRPGVHLMMLWEEYREIHQDGYSYSRFCDLYRAFEMRLSPVMRQDHVAGDKVFVDYSGKKLGIVDRLTGEIRLAEIFVGVLGASNYTYAEATWTQTLPDWIGAHVRMLNVFQGSPRLVVPDNLKSGVNKASFYDPEINRTYGMMAAHYNMGVLPARPYKPKDKSKVEAGVRFAQSYILGRLRNQTFFSLAEANEAIAEIMARMNGRIMRKIGQSRLELFEAVERPALAQLPATDYEFAEWKLARVSLDYHIELAGFFYSVPHKLIREQVDTRLTARMVEIFHRGKQVAVHERRYNGRSHGTNPDHMPSSHRSYAEWSPERFSHWALSIGRETEGLIVAILARHRHPEHGYRTCLGVMNMFKKLEPARAERVASKAVAIGAFNYKSIASIIEHRLDATGTDDGPEFILTHPNLRGPQYFLQ comes from the coding sequence ATGATCAATCATGGGGATACCGGAATGCCTGCGAAGAGAGAGCTGACGATGAAGCAATTACGGCAGATTTTGCGGCTGACGCATGACGGAACGAGTGCGCGCGAGATCGCACGACGACTGGGCAGCGCGCGAAGTACGATCCAGGACAGTCTGAAGCGTGCAAGGGCGGCGGGGCTATCATGGCCTCTGCCCGCTGAGTTGACGGACAGCCTGCTTGAGAAGCAACTTTACGCCTGCAGCAGTGGATTCCAAGGCGCCCGGCGACGGCCCGAAGCCGACTGGCAGGCGCTGGTCAAGGAGATGAAGCGTCCGGGTGTCCATCTGATGATGCTTTGGGAAGAATACCGTGAGATCCATCAGGATGGATACAGTTATAGCCGTTTTTGCGATCTGTACCGTGCCTTCGAGATGCGTCTGTCGCCGGTCATGCGGCAGGATCATGTGGCGGGCGATAAAGTCTTCGTCGACTATTCAGGTAAGAAGCTCGGCATTGTTGACCGCCTGACCGGAGAGATCCGTTTAGCCGAGATCTTTGTCGGCGTTCTTGGGGCGTCAAACTACACCTATGCCGAGGCCACCTGGACACAAACCCTGCCAGACTGGATCGGCGCACACGTGCGGATGCTCAACGTGTTCCAGGGCTCGCCGAGACTAGTTGTGCCGGACAATCTCAAGTCAGGCGTCAACAAGGCCTCGTTCTACGACCCCGAGATCAACCGAACCTACGGGATGATGGCGGCCCACTATAATATGGGTGTCCTTCCAGCCAGGCCCTATAAACCAAAGGATAAGTCGAAGGTCGAGGCTGGGGTTCGCTTTGCCCAGTCTTACATTTTAGGGCGCCTGCGCAATCAAACCTTCTTCTCTCTGGCCGAGGCCAATGAAGCCATTGCGGAGATAATGGCGCGAATGAATGGGCGCATCATGCGCAAGATCGGGCAAAGCCGCCTGGAGCTGTTCGAGGCCGTAGAAAGGCCCGCTTTGGCCCAGCTGCCCGCGACGGACTACGAGTTTGCTGAGTGGAAGCTGGCGCGGGTTTCTCTGGATTATCACATCGAGCTGGCGGGCTTCTTTTACTCAGTTCCCCATAAACTGATCCGGGAACAGGTCGATACCCGCCTAACAGCTCGGATGGTTGAGATCTTCCACCGGGGCAAACAGGTTGCTGTCCATGAGCGGCGGTACAATGGCCGGTCACATGGTACAAATCCGGACCATATGCCCAGCTCCCATCGCAGTTATGCGGAATGGTCACCCGAACGGTTCAGCCACTGGGCTTTGTCCATCGGTCGCGAGACCGAAGGGCTCATCGTCGCCATTCTGGCCCGCCACCGTCATCCCGAGCACGGCTACCGAACCTGCCTTGGGGTCATGAACATGTTCAAAAAACTTGAACCGGCGCGGGCAGAACGGGTGGCTTCCAAGGCCGTTGCCATAGGGGCCTTCAATTACAAAAGCATCGCCTCGATCATCGAACACAGGCTGGATGCCACCGGCACGGATGACGGACCAGAATTCATCCTGACCCATCCCAATCTGCGGGGGCCGCAGTACTTCCTTCAGTAA
- the istB gene encoding IS21-like element helper ATPase IstB, with protein MLTHPIHDTLQALGLTGMAKGFKELANQPEANGLDHAEWLAILLEQETTLRQQKRYESRAKTARLRQSATIEDVDYRAARGLDKSMFLKLTSADWIRRKHNLLITGPCGVGKSWLACALGQKACREDMSVAYHRASRLFTALALARADGRYAKLLKQIARVDLLILDDWGPETLTSDQRRDLMEIVEDRHEAKSIIVTSQVPVDQWYKIIGNPTLADAILDRLVHNAYRIELTGDSLRKRKPAQPDTARA; from the coding sequence ATGCTGACACATCCAATCCACGACACACTCCAGGCGCTTGGCCTGACCGGCATGGCAAAAGGCTTCAAGGAGCTTGCCAATCAGCCGGAAGCTAACGGCCTCGACCATGCCGAATGGCTGGCAATATTGCTCGAGCAAGAGACCACATTGCGCCAGCAGAAGCGCTATGAAAGCCGAGCCAAAACCGCCAGGTTACGCCAGTCGGCCACCATCGAAGATGTCGACTACCGGGCTGCCAGGGGGCTGGACAAGTCCATGTTCCTGAAGCTCACCAGCGCAGACTGGATCCGACGAAAGCACAACCTGCTGATAACAGGGCCATGCGGGGTCGGTAAAAGCTGGCTTGCCTGTGCTCTCGGTCAGAAGGCCTGTCGGGAAGACATGTCTGTTGCCTATCACCGGGCATCTCGACTGTTTACGGCGCTCGCCCTGGCAAGGGCAGATGGACGCTACGCGAAGCTTCTGAAGCAAATCGCCCGCGTTGACCTGCTTATCCTCGACGACTGGGGCCCGGAGACCCTGACCTCAGATCAAAGGCGCGATCTGATGGAAATCGTCGAAGATCGCCACGAGGCAAAATCCATCATCGTCACCAGCCAGGTGCCGGTGGACCAATGGTATAAAATTATCGGAAATCCGACCCTGGCAGACGCCATACTCGATCGTCTCGTCCACAACGCCTACCGAATAGAACTCACAGGCGACAGCCTTAGAAAGAGGAAACCAGCACAGCCCGATACAGCCAGGGCTTGA
- a CDS encoding PAS-domain containing protein, with the protein MAIASIAYTAAAGGLALALSTTWLALRNRMRFSKARDTLKADLTVKESMLRELDAATTAFDEAFLAVEGDTVRLVWGEDTLRLCAEALGLKLNSSADIAPQVVQALGETSAEAGLGLKELISEGKWCRFEVFAETPPNKIAGISAATLAGMTLIIEGKSSGATAWIRLAIAGAKASLSSGPFAQMAEHLPAPCWICARDGRIVWVNAAWLKAAEASSLDEAIKNNLSLDRNADALVMEAMEQKTRREGFRWLTVGGQRRAFQVIAEPLNDAYACAYAVDVTEAEESREALKRHAKAHDETLDTLEDAVAIFGPEKQLMFRNRAFEKLWDLEAAWLDERPTHGEWLDRLRQKRRSPETGDYSAFKTRELEFYGLTHTADDEMWSLPDGRSLRVVRQPHPLGGLLILFSDKTGELKLKAQFNALIQVQKSTLDQLNDAVSVYGSDGRLRLRNLAFDKFWALQPEDITTVMDFADLAELCLPLVHDRGFWAELKARVTDTDPLARAPQIGEIKISDGRLAQWRTQPLPDGATLVAFSDITATRQLEKAIEARDEALNELVRLKRDFVANVSYELRTPLTTIVGYAELLQAQVTSADTNPKQKAFLEFDPERGAGTGAFDR; encoded by the coding sequence ATGGCCATAGCCTCCATTGCCTATACCGCCGCAGCGGGCGGATTGGCCTTGGCCCTGTCCACCACGTGGCTGGCCTTGCGCAACCGTATGCGCTTCTCCAAGGCCCGCGATACGCTGAAAGCCGACCTCACCGTCAAAGAAAGCATGTTGCGCGAGCTCGACGCCGCAACCACGGCCTTTGACGAGGCCTTTCTGGCGGTTGAAGGCGATACGGTGCGGTTGGTCTGGGGCGAAGACACCCTGCGCCTCTGCGCCGAAGCGCTCGGCCTCAAACTCAACAGCAGTGCCGATATAGCACCGCAGGTGGTCCAGGCGCTGGGCGAAACCTCCGCAGAAGCCGGACTGGGCCTCAAGGAACTGATTTCCGAAGGCAAGTGGTGCCGTTTCGAGGTTTTCGCCGAAACCCCGCCTAACAAGATCGCCGGTATCAGCGCCGCCACGCTCGCCGGCATGACCTTGATCATTGAGGGCAAATCGTCGGGCGCCACCGCCTGGATCCGGCTGGCGATTGCCGGCGCCAAGGCCTCGCTGTCGTCCGGTCCGTTCGCGCAGATGGCCGAGCATTTGCCTGCACCTTGCTGGATCTGCGCGCGTGATGGCCGCATCGTCTGGGTCAATGCCGCCTGGCTGAAGGCCGCCGAGGCCTCAAGCCTTGACGAGGCCATCAAGAATAACCTGTCGCTTGACCGCAATGCCGATGCCCTGGTCATGGAAGCGATGGAGCAGAAGACGCGCCGCGAAGGCTTCCGCTGGCTGACAGTCGGCGGTCAGCGCCGCGCCTTTCAGGTCATCGCCGAGCCGCTCAACGATGCCTATGCCTGCGCCTACGCGGTCGATGTCACCGAGGCCGAGGAAAGCCGTGAAGCGCTCAAGCGCCACGCCAAGGCACACGACGAAACGCTCGATACGCTGGAAGACGCCGTGGCAATCTTCGGGCCGGAAAAGCAGTTGATGTTCCGCAACCGGGCGTTCGAGAAGCTGTGGGATCTGGAAGCCGCCTGGCTCGATGAGCGTCCGACGCACGGCGAATGGCTCGATCGCCTGCGCCAGAAGCGCCGCTCGCCGGAAACCGGTGATTACAGCGCCTTCAAGACGCGCGAACTGGAATTTTACGGGCTGACCCATACGGCCGACGATGAAATGTGGAGCCTGCCCGATGGCCGCTCCTTGCGTGTTGTGCGCCAGCCGCATCCGCTGGGCGGCCTGCTGATCCTGTTCTCCGACAAGACCGGCGAACTGAAGCTCAAGGCGCAGTTCAATGCGCTTATTCAGGTACAGAAATCGACGCTCGACCAGCTTAACGACGCCGTGTCGGTCTATGGCAGCGATGGTCGCCTCCGCCTGCGTAATCTGGCGTTTGACAAGTTCTGGGCCTTGCAGCCTGAAGATATCACTACGGTGATGGACTTCGCCGATCTGGCCGAACTGTGCCTGCCGTTGGTTCATGATCGCGGCTTCTGGGCCGAGCTTAAGGCCCGCGTCACCGATACCGATCCGCTGGCGCGTGCGCCGCAAATCGGCGAGATCAAGATCTCCGATGGCCGCCTGGCGCAATGGCGCACCCAGCCCCTGCCGGATGGCGCGACGCTGGTGGCCTTCTCCGATATCACCGCCACGCGCCAGCTTGAAAAGGCCATCGAGGCGCGCGATGAGGCCCTGAACGAGTTGGTTCGGTTGAAGCGTGATTTCGTTGCCAATGTCTCCTACGAACTGCGCACGCCGCTGACCACCATCGTCGGCTATGCCGAACTGTTGCAGGCGCAGGTGACTTCGGCCGATACCAATCCGAAGCAGAAGGCCTTCCTCGAATTCGATCCAGAGCGCGGCGCAGGAACTGGCGCGTTCGATCGATGA
- a CDS encoding helix-turn-helix domain-containing protein, with protein sequence MKQLARSPKQIGSVLRRHRESKNMTQCELAGLAGVRQATVSEVETGQEGTKLATLLDILAALDLEIMITARTRDNQDIEDIF encoded by the coding sequence ATGAAACAACTCGCTAGATCCCCGAAACAAATCGGCTCGGTCCTACGGCGCCATCGCGAATCAAAGAACATGACGCAATGCGAGCTCGCAGGCCTAGCGGGCGTCCGACAAGCTACAGTTTCGGAGGTCGAAACTGGACAGGAAGGCACAAAACTAGCAACGCTGTTAGATATCCTTGCCGCCCTAGACCTGGAAATTATGATTACAGCTAGAACGCGCGACAACCAGGATATCGAGGACATATTCTAA